From the genome of Mycoplasma anserisalpingitidis, one region includes:
- a CDS encoding ABC transporter ATP-binding protein, whose amino-acid sequence MKSNSSFKTFLRMLYAAKVKPKAWATFITFAFVKAFSWSAIGFGTGWILDKFFAKENLENFNLTIFLIVLIAFLLMYVIHRAFVGLTTYFMTKITTRFEREMRSNLYKHIQEMSFFNFETEKTGDFMAVVTEDTVSAFSSMNSVLLSLCDFVFDIVLSTFWMMLLAPILGLITYLIIPPISILFIILVSKSRKQWKKSRDAFGALNAYLEETLDILPLVRVHRQWDKIEKKFDEHNNYHRKVTKKAFTYQTIAYPTYSALKVIAELIIIIIGITFIVKSYPSYGIYGVYTVGVVTSFNVYGKTFTNSISNLLNISAELQQGISSWDRIENLLKISNDKEDRIKPNFKFKEGKVEFKSVNFSYPSNPNVKVLKNINFTIKPGESLALVGHTGCGKTTISKILMKFYETNDGQVLIDGQNAIEHNAKSWRENIALISQDVMLFEDTLMNNIKSANKKISEEKVVEICKEIGLDEYVQTLKEKYNTKLSHNAEELSQGQRQLVSIARALASEKKLIIMDEATSNIDSITEQKIQNCIKLMMKDKTMLIIAHRLSTIKKATNILVMDHGVILESGSHKELLSKNGIYANLYNEGFKDIE is encoded by the coding sequence ATGAAAAGCAATAGTTCATTTAAGACCTTTTTAAGAATGCTGTATGCTGCCAAAGTCAAACCGAAAGCATGAGCTACTTTCATAACTTTTGCATTTGTCAAAGCCTTTAGTTGAAGTGCCATTGGTTTTGGTACAGGATGAATTTTAGATAAATTTTTTGCAAAAGAAAATTTAGAAAATTTCAATTTGACAATCTTTTTGATTGTTTTGATTGCATTCTTACTAATGTATGTAATTCATAGAGCTTTTGTTGGTTTAACAACTTACTTTATGACCAAAATAACAACACGATTTGAACGCGAAATGAGAAGTAATTTATACAAACACATCCAAGAAATGAGTTTTTTCAATTTCGAAACAGAAAAAACTGGTGATTTTATGGCTGTTGTTACAGAAGATACAGTTTCAGCTTTTTCAAGCATGAATAGTGTATTGCTAAGTTTATGTGATTTTGTTTTCGATATTGTGCTTTCAACATTTTGAATGATGTTATTGGCACCAATTTTAGGATTAATTACTTACTTAATAATCCCACCAATTTCAATTCTTTTTATCATTTTGGTTTCAAAAAGTAGAAAACAATGAAAAAAATCAAGAGATGCTTTTGGCGCATTAAACGCTTATTTAGAGGAAACGTTAGATATTCTTCCACTTGTAAGAGTTCATAGACAATGAGATAAAATTGAAAAGAAATTTGATGAACACAATAACTACCATAGAAAAGTAACTAAAAAAGCTTTTACATATCAAACAATTGCTTACCCAACCTATTCAGCGTTAAAAGTTATAGCTGAATTGATAATCATAATCATTGGAATTACTTTTATAGTTAAATCATATCCTTCATATGGAATTTATGGGGTTTATACTGTGGGAGTTGTGACTTCTTTTAATGTTTATGGAAAAACTTTTACAAACAGTATTTCTAACTTATTAAATATATCTGCTGAATTACAACAAGGTATTTCAAGTTGAGATAGAATTGAAAACCTTCTTAAAATTTCGAATGACAAAGAAGATAGAATTAAACCTAATTTTAAATTCAAAGAAGGAAAAGTAGAATTCAAATCTGTTAATTTTTCTTATCCGTCAAACCCAAATGTTAAAGTGTTAAAAAACATTAATTTCACTATAAAACCAGGTGAATCACTAGCATTAGTAGGTCATACTGGATGTGGAAAAACAACAATTAGTAAAATTTTAATGAAATTTTATGAAACTAATGATGGACAAGTGCTTATAGATGGACAAAATGCAATTGAACATAATGCAAAAAGTTGAAGAGAAAATATAGCCCTTATTTCTCAAGATGTTATGCTTTTCGAAGATACTTTAATGAATAATATAAAAAGTGCTAATAAGAAAATTTCAGAGGAAAAAGTTGTTGAAATTTGTAAAGAAATTGGTCTTGATGAATATGTTCAAACACTAAAAGAAAAATATAATACAAAGCTAAGCCACAACGCAGAAGAATTATCACAAGGCCAAAGACAGTTAGTTTCTATAGCAAGAGCGTTAGCTTCAGAGAAAAAATTAATTATTATGGATGAAGCAACAAGCAACATTGACAGTATTACTGAACAAAAAATCCAAAATTGTATTAAATTAATGATGAAAGATAAAACGATGTTGATAATTGCTCATAGATTATCCACAATTAAAAAAGCAACAAATATTTTAGTGATGGATCACGGTGTAATTCTTGAAAGTGGTAGCCACAAAGAATTGCTTTCTAAAAATGGTATCTATGCTAATTTGTACAATGAAGGATT